In the genome of Fundidesulfovibrio magnetotacticus, the window GACAACACAGCCGAAGAGCATGTAGTAGCTTGAAAGCGTAAACATGTGAAACATAGCTAGGGCCATAGCGGGTATTGCAATAAAGATAATGAGCAAAGCAGATAAGAAGACGAAGAATTTGATTGGGTTGTAGTAAGTGACTCCCTGTGCGATGAGCTGCAAAGTCCTTAAGGTGTCCCTGAAGTGTTGAACTTTGCTTTTTCCTTTTCTGTTAAAGTATTGTATCGGGATGAATTTTATGAATGACGGTTTTTCAGCGGCTAAGACAGTAAGACTCGTCGTGAATGAAAATCCTCCACACAAGAAGTTGATGAACTCCATAACGAGGGATTTTTTAAAAATACGAAGGCCGCTGTTGGGGTCAGGTATGTTGTCGCCTGTTAAAAAAGATATGAACTTGATGAAAAGTTTGCGGAATATTTTTTTTGTCTGACTGTCGTGGTCGGATACATTTTGGCGGTAGCCTGTAACCATGTCGTATCCTTTGCACATCTCAGAAATGAGCAAAGGTATCTGGTCAGATGGGTAAGAGGCGTCGGCATCGCAAATGCAGATCCATTCAAACTGTGAATTGTAGATTCCAGTTTTGAGAGAATTCCCGTAGCCAATGTTGATGGGATGGTTTAGAAGTTTAACTTCAGAATATTTTGATACAATGGAGCGAGTTGAATCTCTAGATCCATCGTTGACAACGATAACTTCCCAGGGGATAGATAGAGTGCGCAAGGTGGTCAAAAGCAGGTCTAGGCTTGAGCCTATACCCTCTTCCTCGTTGTAGGCCGGAATTATGACAGAGATCCCATCAGGAACATGGTTGTCGAAAAGTAGTGTTTCATCACAAAAGCCATTCACAGCAATGCCCCTTTCTTTGAATTAACATTTTTCAAATTCAAAAGCTATTTGTTCAAATCCGCCGACATAAAAGCAAAATATTCTGCTGGCAACGTAAGGATTGAGGTTCGCTAGTTTATCAATAATCATTCCTAGTGTAGATGCGATTGTGAATGTTGATTTTGACAGGTGTCTTATTTTTAGCTCCTTTTGTGCAAACCATGTTAAGTGTGTAGAGTTACAGTTAAAATCTATGCCTGTGTAGCCGCCGGTGAAAGTTCGGTTGAAGTACAGGGGAAATGTCACGTCAAACCCTATTTTATGGTCATAGTGCATAAAGCCACGAGAAAAATGAGGTACTGTTATGATTAATTTTCCCCTGGGTATGAGAATTCTATGTAATTCTTTCATGACTTTTATGGTGTTTGGAATGTGCTCCAATACGTGGTGCATTTCGATTTGTGAAAAATACTCAGAATCAAAGGGATAAGGTGTTTGGGCAAGATCATGAAATATATCGGCTTTAGCTCTTTGGTCTACGTCGACATTGATGTACCCTTTTTTAGGGTACTGTCCGCATCCAAAATTTCCTAGCACTTGATTTCGCGACATGTTATGATTGTCCTCGTTGTCAAAATTAAAATTGATATGATTTTAGTTGGCTGGAGGTTTAGAGGCTACCATTGACCACATGGTCCTGTTCACCATGGATAAAGTTAATAATTCAAGGTTATTTTCATTTGCCATATTGACCAGTTCGTCTCTGTAAAAGTGATAAGATATTGGGGCGTGAAGTAGGTCAAAGGATGCTTCATGGAACTTTTCGAAGCCGCCCCTGTACCATAACGTCAACAAGTCGTAATATGGCAAATTATTTAACTGCTCAGGAAAATATTTGGACAAGCCTTGGTAAGTAAGTGCGAGTGCGTAAAGTATTATTGCGGGCAAATATGAAAAAGACAATAAGACTTTGCTTGGTACGCGACGAGTGTATCTTTTGAAGGGTTCGACAATTTTTGTCATGATGAAATTGTTCTCGTGGCTGTATACGCATACGGAAATTATGCCATTGTCTTTTGTTTTGCTTGACATGTACGAGAAGGCCTGTCTGTTGTTGGATATGTGTTGCAGGGCATGGTCACAAATTGAAATGTCAATGTCAGAGCTTCTGACAGGGTTCTGATAAAAGTCTGCCATTAAGAGTATAAGTTTGTTATTCCACTGCTTGCATAGCTTTTGTATGTTAAAAATGTGTGAACCAATGTCGATCACAACTACACGTCTGGCATCCGAATTGAGTAGGTGGTATGATTCCCTGCCAGAACCTCCACAATATACGCATACTGTTTTGCCAGATACTAGTGAAGGATGAAGTCCGCAGAAGTTCCAAAATGCTTCCTTCCCCCAAAACCCATCGCTCTCGACAAGGTTGGTTGTTATTGGAAATGCCTTGCTAAATTGTTGGTTCCAATTCGAACCAGACTTGATAATGTCAATGTGATATTCTTCCGAGCTGGCGGATGCCGATGATTTGTATTTCAGGTATGTTTTAAAATCGTCGGGCTGTAATAAATTTTTTGCAGATTCTATTGGTGCCAGTATCATTACATGCTTTATAATTGGGTACCTGGCATGGCATTGATTGCATGTAGAAACGCCCTCAACTATTGATTCATCTTCGTCAGTGAAGTGCTCTTCTAGTTCTAAATCGGCATTGCAATGTATGCATTGGAGCAGTGATATGTCTTCTATTATCATGATAATTTAGTCAATCTGAAGTATAGCATAGCGTGTGTTCACTGCGACAAGCCTTAAATTATACAACTTTGCAATCTTGTTATAAAGATTATTGCTTAATATATAATAGTATTTGTTTGATGTCAAGGTTTTTTCGACGTGTCCATTGTTTGCAATAGAGTTAAGCTTTGACGTATATTCTTGAAATGTTACAGCGTCAGGATCTGAATAGTATGATGCTTCAAAATATGGTTTTTTCTGGGCAATTCCTGCGATGAGGGTTCTTGTACGATAATGTTCTGGATGGATCACAATAGAGTCTGCAGGAACTAAGTGTCTAGCCTGGTTGAGAATGTCGTACAATTCTGGAGACATGTTTGCAGGTGGGTTTTCTTTAAAAAGTCTCTTGATGCTGTCGTGAAGTTCAGGTGAAAATTGCTTAAAAAGTTCAGGGATTGTGCTTGTGAGGTATTTATATTTCGCTTGGCCTACGTATGACGATACTGGCTCTTTAGAAGCGGGCATCATGAGGTATATAACAAATGGAAGTGCTAGGAGTATGTTTGCGGCAGTTGTTAATTTTGGCTTGATGTTAGCTGCGTAGTTTTTGGCTTTGCGCTTGACGATGTAGATTGTTGATATAAATGGAATTAAAGAGACATGGAACGCAACTATGGATATGGTAATGGCGCGTACTTCTGGTATAATGCTCGCCAAAATAAAGCCTGTAGCGGAATATGCAAGCAGCAGTCTGTTGTTTGGCTGTTGTTTGATGTGGTAAATCCTCCCGAGGAGGATGCTTAAGATGTTGTAGGTGTAAAAGAGAAAGAGGCACAAGGGTGTAAAAATTACAAAGAGGTAGATGTAGGTTGAGGTTGATGGATTCACCGCTGAAAAGGAAAGCTTTGTATTGTTGATTAGATCGATGAGGTAATGATTTTTTGAGACAGTATTTAATATCCAGTGGTAAGGAGTGAATGTTTTTTCTGGGTTAAAGTTAGAGAGTGCTACATTTGATCCCCATACATAGAATGTGTAGTATGTCGCAATCGAGAATATGCCTGCAGTTGTCAGCAGGCCTAGTTTCGTCTTGTTTGTTTGGCTAGACGAGAGTATCTTGTGGACAACTAGTATGGTGCAATAGTATGCTCCCGTGGGGAGGCGCGTGCAAATTGTTGCCGCCGGTATAACAATGTGTGTTATTATGTTTGATGCTTTGTTGTCCTCGTTATTTAATAATGCTATTCCGCCCAGCACTAAAATTTCAGCGAAAAACTGGGAGAAATAGGCTGTAGTTATGAATTCAGCCCCGGTTAGAGGTTCTCGAGCGAATAGAAATATGTATAAAGTAAGGAGATAGTATCTTTTAGGGATGGAGGCTGTTTTGCAAAGGCACCCGATAGCTATGATGAGAGGTAAAAAGCCGATAGCATAGATTGAGTAGATGGTGTAATAGTGTGTGGGCTGGTTGAATATATGGCAGAAAACTACTCCTATTAAATTTGCGCCAATGTGGTATGATAAAAGTTGTGAGGCGGTTTCAGAATATCTGATATATAAAGGGAATTTGCTCGCAAGTTCATGGGTGAAACTAGAGGCTGTTAGATAGTGTTCGTCAAAGCCAATGGGGATCGTGGTGTAAGAGTATCCTGTTGTTGAAAATAAGAATGCACAAACGAAAATGA includes:
- a CDS encoding class I SAM-dependent methyltransferase, whose amino-acid sequence is MIIEDISLLQCIHCNADLELEEHFTDEDESIVEGVSTCNQCHARYPIIKHVMILAPIESAKNLLQPDDFKTYLKYKSSASASSEEYHIDIIKSGSNWNQQFSKAFPITTNLVESDGFWGKEAFWNFCGLHPSLVSGKTVCVYCGGSGRESYHLLNSDARRVVVIDIGSHIFNIQKLCKQWNNKLILLMADFYQNPVRSSDIDISICDHALQHISNNRQAFSYMSSKTKDNGIISVCVYSHENNFIMTKIVEPFKRYTRRVPSKVLLSFSYLPAIILYALALTYQGLSKYFPEQLNNLPYYDLLTLWYRGGFEKFHEASFDLLHAPISYHFYRDELVNMANENNLELLTLSMVNRTMWSMVASKPPAN
- a CDS encoding glycosyltransferase family 2 protein codes for the protein MNGFCDETLLFDNHVPDGISVIIPAYNEEEGIGSSLDLLLTTLRTLSIPWEVIVVNDGSRDSTRSIVSKYSEVKLLNHPINIGYGNSLKTGIYNSQFEWICICDADASYPSDQIPLLISEMCKGYDMVTGYRQNVSDHDSQTKKIFRKLFIKFISFLTGDNIPDPNSGLRIFKKSLVMEFINFLCGGFSFTTSLTVLAAEKPSFIKFIPIQYFNRKGKSKVQHFRDTLRTLQLIAQGVTYYNPIKFFVFLSALLIIFIAIPAMALAMFHMFTLSSYYMLFGCVVSLLLGIGVLGDIVRISATKSLAKK
- a CDS encoding class I SAM-dependent methyltransferase, translated to MSRNQVLGNFGCGQYPKKGYINVDVDQRAKADIFHDLAQTPYPFDSEYFSQIEMHHVLEHIPNTIKVMKELHRILIPRGKLIITVPHFSRGFMHYDHKIGFDVTFPLYFNRTFTGGYTGIDFNCNSTHLTWFAQKELKIRHLSKSTFTIASTLGMIIDKLANLNPYVASRIFCFYVGGFEQIAFEFEKC